In one Nomascus leucogenys isolate Asia chromosome 13, Asia_NLE_v1, whole genome shotgun sequence genomic region, the following are encoded:
- the REM1 gene encoding GTP-binding protein REM 1 yields MTLNTGQEAKTPLHRRASTPLPLSPRGRQPGLLSTVPSTQSQHPRLGQSASLNPPTQKPSPAPDDWSSESSDSEGSWEALYRVVLLGDPGVGKTSLASLFAGKQERDLHEQLGEDVYERTLTVDGEDTTLVVVDTWEAEKLDKSCSHESCLQGGSAYVIVYSIADRGSFESASELRIQLRRTHQADHVPIILVGNKADLARCREVSVEEGRACAVVFDCKFIETSATLQHNVAELFEGVVRQLRLRRRDSAAKEPPAPRRPASLTQRARRFLARLTARSARRRALKARSKSCHNLAVL; encoded by the exons ATGACACTCAACACCGGGCAGGAAGCAAAGACCCCTCTGCACCGGCGAGCCAGCACCCCACTGCCCCTGTCCCCACGGGGCCGCCAGCCTGGCCTCCTGAGCACAGTGCCTTCCACTCAATCTCAGCATCCCCGGCTGGGCCAATCAGCCTCCCTTAACCCTCCCACCCAGAAACCTTCACCTGCCCCAGATGATTGGTCTTCTGAATCCAGCGACTCTGAAGGCTCCTGGGAGGCTCTCTACCGTGTGGTGCTACTTGGAGATCCTGGAGTGgggaagaccagcctggccagcctctTTGCAGGGAAGCAAGAGAGGGACCTCCATGAACAGCTGGGAG AAGATGTATATGAGAGGACCCTCACAGTGGATGGAGAAGACACCACACTGGTGGTCGTGGACACCTGGGAGGCCGAGAAACTG GATAAAAGCTGCAGCCACGAGTCATGCCTGCAGGGGGGCAGTGCCTATGTCATCGTATACTCCATCGCAGACCGAGGCAGCTTTGAGAGTGCCTCTGAGCTCCGCATCCAGCTGCGACGCACACATCAGGCAGACCACGTGCCCATCATCCTTGTGGGCAACAAGGCGGACTTGGCCCGCTGCCGAGAAGTCTCTGTAGAAG AGGGCCGTGCCTGCGCTGTGGTGTTCGACTGTAAATTCATCGAGACATCCGCCACGCTGCAGCACAACGTGGCCGAGCTCTTCGAGGGCGTGGTACGCCAACTGCGCTTGCGCCGCCGGGACAGTGCGGCCAAGGAACCCCCAGCACCCCGACGGCCGGCCAGCCTAACCCAGCGCGCTCGTCGCTTCCTGGCACGCCTGACAGCCCGCAGCGCACGCCGCCGGGCACTCAAGGCCCGCTCCAAGTCCTGCCACAATCTGGCCGTGCTCTGA
- the DEFB124 gene encoding beta-defensin 124, which yields MTQLLLFLVALLVLGHVLPGRSEFKRCWKGQGACRTYCTRQETYMHLCPDASLCCLSYALKPPPVPKHEYE from the exons ATGACACAGCTGCTTCTGTTCCTTGTGGCTCTCCTGGTTCTGGGTCATGTGCTACCAG GGAGAAGTGAATTCAAACGGTGCTGGAAGGGTCAAGGGGCCTGCCGAACTTACTGCACAAGGCAAGAAACTTACATGCACCTGTGCCCGGATGCGTCCCTGTGCTGTCTATCCTATGCGTTGAAACCTCCACCGGTCCCCAAGCATGAATATGAATAG